Proteins encoded by one window of Mycolicibacterium sp. ND9-15:
- a CDS encoding MMPL/RND family transporter, whose translation MTDGTADSPGQATRRGQRDNGSPNPAETREYSERLAALARFTLRHKALVIGVWLGAAVVLALLFPQLETVVRQQSVDLIPRDAPSLQTVDRMSAAFGEEGSKTMVFVAMEDPNGLTPTARQRYGELVRRLQGEGNHVLLVQDLLSDPITEAQAVSADRKAWYLPVGVTGTLGDPTAAESVNAVRNIAAEVFTGSTTTVQVTGPPATFSDMIASAEHDLLLISIATAGVIALILLIVYRSVFTALLPLLVIGLSLAVGRGVLSALGEMGMPVSQFTVAFMTAILLGAGTDYTVFLISRYHEQRRAQVPADQAVIHATASIGRVILASAATVALAFLAMVFARLSVFAALGPACAIAVLFGFLATVTLLPPVLSLAAKRGIGEPKPDRTRRYWNSVAVAVVRRPVPLLIVSLVILLALSAAAATIKISYDDRKGQPDTTASNLGYHLLDRHFRKDVVISEFLVVENPTDMRTGKGLADLDEMASRVSQIPGVTKVSGVTRPTGERLDQAELAWQNGQIGDKMAGAVAEGNSRKDDLTKLTDGADQLADGLAQLDSTVRTAFTPLAGILTQAQSAGTQVNQFRPLLQQLSATAPAVDQAIQSGPGLRPLANQAQNAITQLDPLVGALNTSPWCATTPQCAQIRNQVQILVTLRDNGFFNQIADLGDRYDPATNATVGGTLANVQNAVASLDKAFGALGDPADLTTNLRRLQDGIGQLASGAQALATGVRTLADSNIEMLSGMSQIATQLQNSSRAAADSDSSSGFYLPANAFENRQFTDVAEQFLSPDGKTARFMIESSHDPYSVEAMDLASRITDTANTARPNTSLADATVSVAGFPAVNSDIQRLLWADFAQLAIATIIIVGVILVLLLRALLAPLYLLGTVVLNYLASLGIGVVVFQWGLGHEIAWPVPLLAFIILVAVGADYNMLLVSRLREESGTNIRVGVLRTVANTGAVITSAGLIFAASMFGLMVGSVAIMIQAGLIIGFGLLLDTFLVRTLTVPAIATLLREASWWPTKATNPRPGQTNPGGIKDAPHVLVQER comes from the coding sequence GTGACCGACGGCACTGCAGATTCCCCAGGCCAGGCCACGCGCCGTGGCCAGCGGGACAACGGATCCCCCAACCCGGCCGAAACCCGCGAGTACAGCGAACGGTTGGCAGCGCTAGCCCGATTCACCCTCCGACACAAAGCGCTGGTCATCGGGGTATGGCTAGGCGCCGCGGTCGTCCTCGCGTTGCTGTTCCCCCAGCTAGAAACCGTGGTGCGCCAACAGTCGGTGGACCTCATCCCTCGCGATGCGCCGTCCTTGCAGACGGTTGACCGCATGAGCGCCGCTTTCGGCGAAGAAGGCTCAAAAACCATGGTGTTCGTCGCCATGGAAGACCCCAATGGCTTGACTCCGACTGCACGGCAGCGCTACGGCGAACTCGTGCGCCGGTTGCAGGGCGAAGGCAACCACGTCCTGCTGGTGCAGGACCTACTGTCCGATCCGATTACCGAAGCCCAGGCAGTCAGCGCCGACCGCAAAGCTTGGTACCTGCCCGTAGGTGTCACCGGCACCCTCGGAGACCCCACGGCCGCCGAATCGGTAAACGCGGTGCGCAACATCGCCGCCGAGGTCTTCACCGGCTCGACCACGACTGTGCAAGTGACGGGACCACCGGCAACCTTCAGCGACATGATCGCATCCGCCGAGCACGACCTGCTGCTGATCTCAATCGCTACCGCGGGCGTGATCGCCCTGATCCTGCTGATCGTCTACCGGTCGGTGTTCACCGCGCTGTTACCGCTGCTAGTAATCGGGTTGAGCCTGGCAGTCGGGCGCGGCGTGCTGTCCGCCCTCGGCGAGATGGGCATGCCCGTCTCCCAGTTCACCGTCGCCTTCATGACTGCGATCCTGCTCGGCGCGGGAACCGACTACACCGTATTTCTGATCAGCCGATACCACGAACAGCGCCGCGCCCAAGTACCCGCCGATCAGGCCGTCATCCACGCCACCGCCAGCATCGGGCGCGTCATCCTCGCCTCCGCCGCCACCGTCGCACTCGCGTTCCTGGCCATGGTCTTCGCGCGGCTCAGCGTCTTCGCCGCCCTTGGCCCCGCGTGTGCCATCGCCGTACTGTTCGGATTTCTGGCCACCGTAACCCTGCTGCCACCGGTGCTGTCGCTAGCCGCCAAACGCGGCATCGGTGAACCCAAACCCGATCGCACCCGCCGCTACTGGAACAGCGTCGCCGTCGCCGTGGTCCGCCGTCCCGTGCCACTACTCATCGTCAGCCTGGTCATCTTGCTCGCCCTGTCGGCAGCGGCAGCAACCATCAAAATCAGCTACGACGACCGCAAGGGCCAACCAGACACCACGGCCAGCAACCTGGGCTACCACCTGCTGGACCGCCACTTCCGCAAAGACGTCGTCATCAGCGAATTCCTCGTCGTGGAAAATCCGACCGACATGCGGACCGGCAAAGGACTGGCCGATCTTGACGAGATGGCCTCCCGCGTCTCCCAGATCCCCGGCGTCACCAAGGTTTCCGGAGTCACCCGCCCCACCGGAGAGCGCCTCGACCAAGCAGAACTGGCCTGGCAGAACGGCCAGATCGGCGACAAAATGGCCGGCGCCGTCGCCGAGGGCAACTCCCGCAAGGACGACCTCACCAAACTCACCGACGGCGCCGACCAGCTCGCCGACGGCCTCGCCCAACTCGACAGCACCGTGCGCACCGCCTTCACACCACTAGCCGGAATCCTCACCCAAGCCCAATCCGCAGGAACTCAGGTCAACCAATTCCGGCCGCTGCTGCAACAACTTTCCGCCACTGCCCCCGCCGTCGACCAAGCCATCCAATCCGGCCCAGGACTACGACCGCTGGCCAACCAAGCCCAAAACGCAATCACTCAACTCGACCCACTCGTCGGCGCCCTCAACACCTCACCCTGGTGCGCCACCACCCCACAATGCGCCCAAATCCGCAACCAGGTCCAGATCCTGGTCACTCTGCGCGACAACGGATTCTTCAACCAAATCGCCGACCTCGGGGACCGCTACGATCCCGCCACCAATGCCACCGTTGGTGGCACCCTCGCCAACGTCCAGAACGCAGTCGCCTCACTGGACAAGGCATTCGGAGCCCTGGGTGACCCCGCCGACCTGACCACAAATCTCCGCCGATTGCAGGACGGAATCGGACAGCTGGCCTCCGGCGCCCAAGCACTCGCCACCGGCGTCCGCACCCTCGCCGACAGCAACATCGAAATGCTGTCCGGCATGAGCCAGATCGCCACCCAACTACAGAACTCCTCGCGCGCAGCGGCCGACTCCGACTCCTCGAGCGGTTTCTACCTGCCCGCCAACGCATTCGAGAACCGGCAATTCACCGACGTCGCCGAACAATTCCTCTCACCGGACGGCAAAACAGCGCGGTTCATGATCGAAAGCAGCCACGACCCATACAGCGTTGAAGCCATGGACCTCGCCAGCCGCATCACCGACACCGCCAACACCGCACGACCCAACACGTCACTCGCCGACGCCACCGTGTCCGTAGCCGGCTTCCCCGCCGTCAACTCCGATATCCAACGACTCCTCTGGGCCGACTTCGCACAACTAGCCATCGCCACCATCATCATCGTCGGCGTCATCCTGGTCCTACTACTGCGCGCACTCCTAGCACCGCTCTACCTACTAGGCACCGTCGTGCTCAACTACCTCGCATCACTCGGCATCGGCGTCGTAGTCTTCCAATGGGGACTGGGCCACGAAATCGCCTGGCCCGTACCGCTGCTGGCGTTCATCATCCTCGTCGCCGTCGGCGCCGACTACAACATGCTGCTCGTCTCACGGCTCCGCGAAGAATCCGGAACCAACATCCGCGTCGGCGTCCTGCGCACCGTGGCAAACACCGGAGCCGTCATCACCTCCGCTGGCCTCATATTCGCCGCCAGCATGTTCGGCCTCATGGTCGGCTCAGTCGCCATCATGATCCAAGCCGGCCTCATCATCGGCTTCGGGCTGCTGCTCGACACCTTCCTCGTGCGCACCCTCACCGTGCCCGCCATCGCCACACTCCTACGCGAAGCCAGCTGGTGGCCCACCAAAGCAACAAACCCGCGACCCGGTCAGACCAACCCAGGAGGCATTAAGGACGCACCTCACGTGCTGGTCCAGGAGAGGTGA
- a CDS encoding TetR/AcrR family transcriptional regulator, whose protein sequence is MSAEERHRNRRTRLIEAATELIGTRGVAAATVTAVCAESGVTSRYFYQHFSDRDALLRAVYQQLYATFQEVIVDAIPDAGEPPEVLAYAPIRRLVGMIDNDPRLGRILFVESATEPLLRELRSELMAGFTDLVLREARLHLDIADSAVGVAHLASTLGVGGLFEVLRRRLDGELEFTTDELVQHCAGFLGSLGNYVLLQNTGQSATTEAQT, encoded by the coding sequence ATGTCCGCCGAGGAGCGTCACCGGAACCGGCGCACCCGTCTCATCGAGGCCGCAACGGAGTTGATCGGCACGCGCGGCGTTGCCGCCGCCACTGTGACTGCCGTCTGCGCTGAATCGGGTGTCACGTCACGGTACTTCTACCAGCACTTCTCCGACCGAGACGCACTCCTGCGGGCTGTCTACCAGCAGCTCTATGCCACCTTCCAGGAGGTGATAGTCGACGCGATCCCCGATGCCGGCGAGCCACCGGAGGTATTGGCGTACGCGCCAATCCGCAGGCTGGTCGGCATGATCGACAACGACCCGCGGCTGGGTCGGATCCTGTTCGTGGAATCTGCAACCGAGCCGCTGCTCCGAGAGCTACGCAGCGAACTAATGGCAGGTTTCACCGACCTTGTCTTGCGCGAAGCCAGACTTCACCTCGACATCGCCGACTCTGCCGTGGGGGTTGCCCATTTGGCTTCGACCTTGGGCGTGGGAGGGCTATTCGAAGTCTTGCGCCGCCGACTCGACGGAGAACTGGAATTCACCACAGATGAACTCGTTCAGCACTGCGCAGGTTTCCTGGGCAGCCTAGGCAATTACGTGCTGCTGCAGAACACGGGCCAGTCGGCCACAACCGAAGCGCAAACCTAG
- a CDS encoding metal-dependent hydrolase — MSDDSSTRPTARVVPKPRRVRFDMPAGTSRQHFVDGDLVMSHFVSTLSATFPEGEDFFIRSVREYRDHISDADLKEAVKGFIAQEATHRHQHRLLNDRLQAMGYPTEGIDRHVKKLVGRLEKRFSPKMRLAVTAALEHYTATFAEIILTSDEAQELIGDTEVRPILLWHALEECEHKAVAFDVYETVGGSERTRVWGMRIASLLLFSELVIQTTRSLAGDRSAYNPVRLLRSLRAFRHNPLFSPAAIARFRSYTRAGFHPDDWDSAEILERWTKELFDADGGQQVRSGV, encoded by the coding sequence ATGAGCGACGATTCGTCCACACGGCCCACCGCACGGGTCGTCCCGAAGCCCCGCCGTGTTCGATTCGATATGCCTGCTGGGACCAGTCGGCAGCACTTCGTTGATGGCGACTTGGTGATGAGCCACTTTGTGTCCACCTTGTCGGCCACGTTCCCCGAAGGCGAAGACTTCTTTATCCGGTCAGTCCGCGAGTACCGGGACCACATCAGCGACGCTGACCTCAAGGAGGCGGTCAAGGGGTTTATCGCACAAGAGGCCACCCACCGACACCAGCATCGGCTGCTCAACGATCGGCTTCAAGCAATGGGCTATCCCACCGAGGGGATCGATCGGCATGTCAAGAAGCTGGTTGGCCGACTTGAGAAGCGTTTTTCTCCCAAGATGCGCCTGGCTGTGACGGCCGCCCTCGAGCACTACACGGCGACATTCGCCGAGATCATTCTCACCAGCGACGAAGCTCAAGAACTGATCGGCGACACCGAAGTGCGGCCTATTCTGCTCTGGCACGCACTGGAAGAATGCGAGCATAAGGCCGTTGCTTTCGATGTCTACGAGACGGTCGGTGGAAGCGAACGCACCAGGGTCTGGGGGATGCGGATCGCCAGCCTCCTCTTGTTCAGCGAGTTGGTCATCCAGACCACCCGCTCTCTGGCTGGTGACCGCTCCGCCTACAACCCGGTGCGCTTGCTGCGCAGCCTTCGAGCCTTCCGTCATAACCCGCTATTCAGCCCAGCAGCAATTGCGCGCTTTCGCTCCTACACCCGCGCCGGATTTCATCCCGACGACTGGGACAGCGCAGAAATCCTCGAACGCTGGACCAAGGAACTCTTCGACGCCGATGGTGGCCAGCAAGTGCGTAGTGGCGTCTAG
- a CDS encoding alpha/beta fold hydrolase, producing the protein MTSAVQHRVRTQDGIALAADCYGHDDARPVVLLLHGGGQNRHAWSTSARRLHACGYTVVAYDTRGHGDSDWDPAGRYDIERLATDLLAVREHFSAYTAPAVVGASLGGMTVLGTHLLTSGASWAAVVLVDVTPRLEFQGARRVVTFMAAHPDGFSTLSDAAEVIAAYNPHRSRPANVDGLRKVLRQRHDGRWIWRWDPAFIHSNFDFLRDESTTGTEQFDAISHLLIDGARRVNAPTLLVRGLLSDVVSQATVDEFKQLVPHAETVDVSGTGHMIAGDDNDAFGCAVTEFLGRNLL; encoded by the coding sequence ATGACCTCCGCCGTGCAGCATCGGGTCCGAACCCAGGACGGGATCGCCCTGGCTGCGGACTGCTACGGCCACGATGACGCCCGTCCCGTCGTGCTGCTCCTGCACGGCGGCGGCCAGAACCGGCACGCGTGGAGCACTTCAGCGCGTCGCCTCCACGCATGCGGATACACAGTCGTCGCCTACGACACCCGCGGTCACGGCGACAGCGACTGGGACCCAGCCGGCAGGTACGACATCGAGCGACTCGCGACCGATCTTCTCGCCGTGCGCGAGCACTTCAGCGCCTATACCGCCCCTGCGGTCGTAGGTGCATCCCTTGGGGGCATGACCGTGCTCGGCACGCATCTGTTGACATCCGGGGCGTCGTGGGCGGCGGTCGTCCTGGTCGACGTCACCCCGCGACTTGAATTCCAGGGCGCCCGTCGCGTGGTGACGTTCATGGCCGCACATCCCGATGGCTTTAGCACCCTCTCTGACGCCGCAGAGGTGATCGCCGCGTACAACCCCCATCGCTCGCGCCCGGCCAACGTCGACGGCCTGCGCAAGGTGCTACGGCAGCGTCACGACGGCCGCTGGATCTGGCGGTGGGACCCGGCATTCATTCACTCCAACTTCGACTTTCTCCGCGACGAATCGACCACGGGAACGGAGCAATTCGACGCAATCAGCCACCTGCTGATCGACGGAGCCCGACGGGTCAATGCCCCAACACTTCTCGTAAGGGGCCTCTTGTCCGACGTGGTCTCCCAAGCCACCGTCGACGAGTTCAAGCAACTGGTTCCCCACGCCGAGACCGTCGACGTATCCGGCACCGGACACATGATCGCCGGCGACGACAACGACGCCTTCGGCTGCGCCGTCACCGAGTTCCTCGGCCGGAACCTCCTGTAG
- a CDS encoding PaaI family thioesterase, whose product MVVAVTFAHFDEQIADQLLRSPNTAGGLSRFLSFRHTELAAGRLVAEMETRAELLTPFGTLHGGCLSAMVDHCLGVVFYPVIPAGSWVATTEFKLNLLRPVSTGVCVAVTDIVSLGKRSGVARIDISNGDKAVCVAQGTVTIVNAAGNAL is encoded by the coding sequence ATGGTGGTGGCAGTGACATTCGCGCACTTCGATGAGCAGATCGCCGACCAGCTGCTCAGATCGCCGAACACAGCAGGTGGACTGTCGAGGTTTCTGAGCTTTCGGCACACCGAACTCGCCGCCGGTCGGCTGGTGGCAGAGATGGAAACCCGTGCCGAACTGCTCACACCCTTCGGCACCCTGCACGGCGGATGTCTATCGGCGATGGTCGACCACTGTCTCGGAGTCGTGTTCTACCCCGTCATTCCGGCCGGATCATGGGTCGCCACCACCGAATTCAAGCTAAACCTGCTGCGACCCGTGTCCACCGGTGTGTGTGTCGCCGTCACCGACATCGTGTCGCTGGGCAAGCGCAGTGGAGTGGCGCGCATCGACATTAGCAACGGCGACAAAGCCGTCTGCGTAGCCCAGGGCACGGTCACGATCGTGAACGCCGCGGGCAACGCACTATGA
- a CDS encoding cytochrome P450, giving the protein MVSVQIRYDPFDASILNDPYPTYRSLRDTAPVYRAEESHTWVLSRHADVQAAALDHGTYSSVDGIFPTPPGSDFIGSFLPMMIVMDPPRHDQLRALVSRAFTPRRVAGLQGAITQMAAELFERLDEGSGSADFVTDFAAILPAAVIADLLGIPATDRDQFRLWSSQLVQVDVNHGQTTDALTAATSIYAYFTDFLADRRQTPREDMMSALANATVDGIRLTDEEVLGFCALLLVAGYETTTNLLGNSAVVLAQHRQTRRRLAADRTLLGPAVEELLRYDSPAQGLSRTLTRDVTLHDTTMRQGEKVLLLFGSANRDERAFPDPDVFDIERTSEHQVAFGRGIHFCLGAALARMEARIALDALLDKVPDWEVDLESARRLRSGPIRGYTSLPITWTTPV; this is encoded by the coding sequence GTGGTCTCGGTGCAAATTCGTTACGACCCGTTCGACGCCTCGATTCTCAACGACCCCTATCCGACGTATCGGTCGTTGCGTGACACGGCTCCGGTGTACCGCGCCGAGGAATCCCATACCTGGGTGTTGAGCCGGCACGCCGACGTCCAGGCCGCAGCACTGGATCACGGCACGTACTCCTCGGTGGACGGCATCTTCCCCACCCCACCGGGATCGGACTTCATCGGCTCGTTCCTGCCGATGATGATCGTGATGGACCCTCCGCGCCACGACCAGTTGCGTGCCCTGGTGAGCCGGGCGTTCACTCCCCGGCGGGTGGCCGGGCTGCAGGGCGCCATCACACAGATGGCCGCGGAGTTGTTCGAGCGCCTCGACGAGGGCTCTGGTTCGGCGGACTTCGTGACCGACTTCGCCGCGATCCTGCCCGCCGCGGTGATCGCCGATCTACTGGGCATTCCCGCCACCGATCGTGATCAGTTCCGATTGTGGTCGAGCCAACTGGTCCAGGTCGACGTCAACCACGGACAAACCACCGACGCACTGACCGCCGCCACCTCGATCTACGCCTACTTCACCGACTTCCTCGCCGACCGCCGCCAAACCCCCCGCGAGGACATGATGTCGGCGTTGGCGAACGCCACAGTCGACGGGATCAGACTGACCGACGAGGAAGTCCTCGGCTTCTGCGCGCTGCTGCTCGTCGCGGGCTACGAGACCACCACCAATCTGCTGGGGAACTCCGCGGTCGTGCTGGCCCAGCATCGGCAGACCCGCCGACGCCTGGCCGCCGATCGAACACTATTGGGGCCGGCAGTTGAGGAGTTGCTGCGCTACGACTCACCGGCACAGGGACTTTCACGAACCCTGACCCGCGACGTCACACTGCACGACACGACCATGCGTCAAGGTGAGAAGGTGCTGCTGCTGTTCGGGTCGGCCAACCGCGACGAGCGCGCCTTCCCCGATCCTGACGTGTTCGACATCGAGCGCACCAGTGAGCACCAGGTCGCCTTCGGTCGCGGCATCCACTTCTGTCTGGGCGCGGCACTGGCGCGGATGGAGGCCCGCATCGCTCTGGATGCTCTGTTGGACAAGGTGCCCGACTGGGAGGTCGATCTTGAATCGGCGCGGCGGCTGCGGTCCGGACCGATCCGCGGCTACACATCGCTGCCCATCACTTGGACCACACCGGTCTAG
- a CDS encoding TetR/AcrR family transcriptional regulator, with amino-acid sequence MRKIPRQISDRLPAAADLFAEKGLNDSKIEDVAAVTGVPKATLYYYFAGKEDILAFLLEDLLKDIFDAVTAIVHTGGTGAERLELVIRAQLRAMAQRPAVCRALIGELGRAARMPAIAEMINTAYQQPVETLLIEGARDGSLVAQPDARSTSIALFGAVTINALMYLVTDNHLDETVVASTLSAVMFDGLRPRTGDQS; translated from the coding sequence ATGCGCAAGATTCCACGTCAGATCTCTGACCGGCTTCCCGCCGCGGCGGACTTGTTCGCCGAGAAGGGGCTCAACGACTCCAAGATCGAAGACGTCGCCGCGGTGACCGGTGTGCCGAAAGCGACGCTGTACTACTACTTCGCCGGTAAAGAGGACATCCTTGCTTTCCTGCTCGAAGACCTCCTCAAGGACATCTTCGATGCTGTGACCGCGATCGTGCACACCGGCGGCACCGGTGCCGAACGCCTCGAACTCGTGATCCGCGCACAACTGCGGGCAATGGCGCAGCGGCCAGCGGTATGCCGTGCACTCATCGGCGAATTGGGACGAGCGGCCCGCATGCCGGCTATCGCCGAGATGATCAATACCGCCTACCAACAACCCGTCGAAACCCTGCTCATCGAAGGGGCCCGCGACGGATCCCTCGTCGCTCAGCCCGATGCGCGATCGACGTCGATTGCGCTGTTCGGCGCGGTCACCATCAATGCACTCATGTACCTGGTCACCGATAACCACCTCGACGAGACGGTGGTCGCCAGCACCCTCAGCGCCGTCATGTTCGACGGGCTGCGCCCGCGCACAGGAGACCAGTCATGA
- a CDS encoding LLM class flavin-dependent oxidoreductase, whose amino-acid sequence MSTYGLSVLGADLKSLAQTAQAADAAGFDAVWASEFYSRSGSISMAAMANSTQNCRIGSSILYGVGRSPLVLATEARDLDELSNGRLVLGIGNGTKRMMGDWHGVPDTSAPALRMEELVMLLRRIWNLHEGPIHHEGRFYRMNLTPTGDVGPSSRPIPIVTAGVRPRMCEAAGRVADGLAGHPLFTTTYVEEVVRPAIARGAAHTGRDPNDVEIISMVMCAIHDDAEVARRELAQQIAFYSSVKSYETVLDVNGFASEGRAIRQAFAQRDFPAMFAAVSEEMIDAMGVAGTAHEVREQLRRYNGVLDHIMLYSPSVGITAERVQQNLDSIIRECSPASMSPGRSCPRST is encoded by the coding sequence ATGAGCACCTACGGCCTGTCGGTTCTCGGCGCGGATCTGAAGTCACTGGCCCAGACCGCCCAGGCCGCTGATGCGGCCGGGTTCGACGCCGTATGGGCCTCGGAGTTCTATTCTCGGTCCGGATCGATCTCCATGGCCGCGATGGCCAACAGCACCCAGAACTGTCGGATCGGTTCCTCCATTCTCTACGGCGTCGGCCGAAGCCCCCTGGTGCTGGCCACCGAGGCGCGCGACCTCGACGAACTCTCCAACGGACGACTGGTACTCGGCATCGGCAACGGCACCAAACGGATGATGGGCGACTGGCACGGCGTGCCCGACACCTCCGCACCCGCCCTGCGGATGGAAGAACTCGTGATGCTGCTGCGCCGGATATGGAACCTGCATGAAGGCCCGATCCATCACGAGGGCCGTTTCTACAGAATGAATCTCACCCCGACCGGCGACGTGGGACCCTCCAGCAGGCCGATCCCGATCGTCACTGCCGGTGTCCGGCCCCGGATGTGCGAGGCGGCCGGGCGGGTGGCCGACGGCCTAGCCGGACATCCGCTGTTCACAACCACCTACGTCGAAGAGGTCGTCCGGCCCGCTATCGCCAGGGGCGCCGCGCACACCGGCCGCGACCCCAATGACGTGGAAATCATTTCCATGGTGATGTGCGCCATCCACGACGACGCCGAGGTCGCCAGGCGCGAACTGGCGCAGCAGATTGCGTTCTACTCCTCGGTCAAATCCTACGAGACGGTACTCGATGTGAACGGCTTCGCCAGCGAAGGCCGAGCCATCCGGCAAGCATTCGCCCAGCGCGATTTCCCGGCGATGTTCGCCGCTGTGTCCGAGGAGATGATCGACGCCATGGGTGTCGCCGGGACGGCGCACGAGGTCCGTGAACAATTGAGACGGTACAACGGCGTCCTCGACCACATCATGCTGTATTCACCATCGGTCGGCATCACTGCCGAACGCGTGCAACAAAACCTCGACAGCATCATCCGGGAATGCTCGCCCGCCTCGATGTCGCCAGGGCGGTCCTGTCCACGTTCAACCTGA